One Melospiza melodia melodia isolate bMelMel2 chromosome 1, bMelMel2.pri, whole genome shotgun sequence genomic window carries:
- the DSCC1 gene encoding sister chromatid cohesion protein DCC1, with protein sequence MEAAAGRGMEAVARSSERAGAAMRSRAEVDATLQTAKLNPAELLPAVHCLSFGPQAGGGECCLLQLEPGLCAELEAGRSLIIRGEKDEHAVLCSKDKTYDMKIADTSNMLLFVPGCKTPEELKADQASCNIIHSQIAGFSKNYWELRRCRPKLKKLRTLLMEDPYEGPDSQKDQTSTFSKYTTEDLLNLIQASEEEILHQLQVIDACKIEGYWRILDFDYEMKLLNHVTQLIDSESWPLSKVPLCACLEELGSLEPRQMIEHVLLSYGRKYVDDGEVFFEMHEDKICRAIAQMLLQNAVKFNLSEFEEVWQQSVPEGMTTRLDQLQGLALVDRSLRPETIFLLKVEDLPEDNQERFNSLFGIREKWTEVDITPYIQDLCAEKQTVGALLTKYARSSMLNGVKVYNSRRPIS encoded by the exons atggaggccgcggcggggcggggaatgGAGGCCGTGGCGCGGAGTTCGGAGCGGGCCGGGGCCGCCATGCGGAGCCGCGCCGAGGTGGACGCCACGCTGCAGACGGCCAAGCTGAACCCGGCGGAGCTGCTGCCGGCCGTGCACTGCCTCAGCTTCGGCCCGCAGGCCGGCGGCGGCGagtgctgcctgctgcagctggagccgGGGCTCTGCGCCGAGCTGGAGGCGGGGCGCAG cctaaTAATCCGTGGTGAAAAGGATGAACATGCAGTGTTGTGCAGCAAAGATAAAACTTATGACATGAAAATAGCAGATACCTCAAATATGCTGCTGTTTGTTCCTGGTTGCAAAACTCCAGAGGAATTGAAAGCAGATCAGGCATCTTGTAATATTATTCATTCACAG ATTGCTGGTTTCTCCAAGAACTATTGGGAATTAAGGAGATGTCGACCAAAACTGAAGAAACTGAGGACGCTTTTAATGGAAGATCCATATGAAGGGCCTGATAGTCAGAAAGATCAGACGTCAACATTTTCAAAG TATACAACAGAAGATTTGTTAAATCTGATTCAAGCAAGTGAGGAAGAAATACTCCACCAATTGCAGGTCATAGATGCCTGCAAAATCGAAG GATATTGGAGAATTCTAGACTTTGACTATGAGATGAAACTCTTGAATCATGTGACTCAGCTAATAGACTCAGAGTCCTGGCCTTTGAGTAAGGTTCCTCTCTGTGCCTGCCTTGAAGAACTTGGATCTCTAGAACCCAG acagatGATAGAACATGTTCTTTTAAGCTATGGCAGGAAATATGTTGATGATG GGGAGGTTTTCTTTGAAATGCATGAAGATAAAATATGCAGAGCTATAGCACAAATGCTTTTGCAAAATGCAGTTAAATTCAATCTATCAGAGTTTGAAGAAGTCTGGCAACAGAGTGTCCCTGAGGGGATGACAACAAGGCTTGATCAGCTTCAG GGCTTGGCTCTTGTGGATAGAAGTTTAAGACCAGAGACCATCTTTCTGCTGAAAGTGGAAGACTTACCTGAAGACAATCAGGAAAGATTCAACAGCTTATTTGGCATACGGGAAAAGTGGACAGAAGTGGATATTACCCCTTATATACA AGACTTGTGTGCAGAGAAGCAGACTGTTGGTGCTCTTCTGACAAAATATGCTCGCTCCTCAATGCTGAATGGTGTTAAAGTTTATAATTCTAGAAGACCCATCTCATAA